One window of Xanthomonas sp. 10-10 genomic DNA carries:
- a CDS encoding glutathione S-transferase family protein → MGLLVDGKWQDRWYDTDKSDGRFERSQSQFRHWVTADGSAGPHGKGGFQAAAGRYHLYVSLACPWAHRTLIFRRLKGLESLIDVSVVNWLMRDQGWTFDPGPGVIADPVHHAKRLYEVYLNADPRYTGRVTVPVLWDRERNTVVSNESADIIRMFNSAFDAVGAAEGDFYPAPLREQIDALNTRIYDTVNNGVYKAGFATTQAAYEEAVVPLFETLDWLEARLGEHRYLCGDVLTEADWRLFTTLVRFDAVYVGHFKCNLRRIADYPQLSGFLRELYQMPGIADTVNFQHIKGHYYQSHATINPTGIVPMGPVLDLHAPHGRGG, encoded by the coding sequence ATGGGCCTGCTGGTCGATGGAAAGTGGCAAGATCGTTGGTATGACACCGACAAGAGCGATGGGCGCTTTGAACGGTCGCAATCGCAATTTCGTCACTGGGTGACAGCCGATGGCTCTGCCGGACCGCATGGGAAGGGCGGATTTCAGGCGGCGGCGGGGCGTTATCACCTGTATGTGTCATTGGCGTGCCCGTGGGCGCATCGCACCTTGATCTTTCGCCGCCTCAAGGGGCTGGAGTCGCTGATCGACGTATCGGTCGTGAACTGGTTGATGCGCGACCAGGGCTGGACGTTCGATCCTGGTCCGGGCGTGATCGCCGATCCGGTTCACCATGCCAAGCGGTTGTATGAGGTGTATCTCAACGCCGATCCGCGTTACACCGGGCGCGTGACGGTGCCGGTGCTGTGGGACCGCGAGCGCAACACGGTGGTCAGCAACGAGTCGGCGGACATCATCCGCATGTTCAACAGCGCCTTCGACGCGGTTGGTGCGGCCGAAGGGGACTTTTATCCAGCTCCGCTGCGTGAGCAGATCGATGCGCTCAATACGCGGATCTACGACACCGTCAATAACGGCGTCTACAAGGCGGGCTTTGCCACCACGCAGGCGGCTTACGAAGAAGCGGTGGTGCCGCTGTTCGAGACGCTGGATTGGCTGGAGGCGCGCCTGGGCGAGCATCGCTATCTCTGCGGCGACGTCCTCACCGAGGCGGACTGGCGGCTGTTTACCACGCTGGTACGGTTCGACGCGGTGTATGTCGGGCACTTCAAATGCAACCTGCGACGGATTGCCGACTATCCGCAGTTGTCCGGTTTCTTGCGCGAGCTCTATCAGATGCCGGGTATTGCAGACACCGTGAATTTTCAGCACATCAAGGGCCACTACTACCAGAGTCACGCCACCATCAACCCGACCGGTATCGTGCCGATGGGGCCGGTGCTGGACCTGCATGCACCGCATGGGCGTGGTGGTTGA
- a CDS encoding ankyrin repeat domain-containing protein produces MEAIARKRHWRVTPLRIAPPATERQLVALERRHRMPIPAQLRHVLRELSAQVSFGWSVPSHLRAMEQQDLPSMSCNRDAVWSLTHIDTMALPVFLDWKQELATRDLSEAPNSPAMWEHQFAFYSLINGDWLTIDTTHADPARQPVRYFSHELEMLHGLALAPDFFSFITQMSALGMAGTEWASWMRFGNGQKNDTFYLDARSEGAKAWLAWLQRDPAQPGNDTPPLPVVERSAADRALLDAARTDSLVGIEAALLAGAVPDCTPDSDWLSEHIATDQEFATAINYATRHDNPVMIERLLKAGATLNTRLLPLNTAVKHSTLATVRWLIAHGARVNGWTNQRYWPLHDLVVTRGPIAAMTRAQYRQHLIDSTSIGSLDSLDAMIAQAKDAQTRERYRAAKRGLQQASQEAVKDVDGKLHNHLSLQNYLDMLETLLDAGADPDARWDNGTTMLGWGGVATARVLLAHGADPNARDIHGTTPLHTASTGEKVRVLVAGGADINAQAIAQNPDDSLHYTPLQSALLSHTLAGNSPITALLELGADATRNAADGRSSLAYCFQPDLLRLIMSKGLDPLALQPGEQTLLHNLTAHHWLPRHTFPKEVAFLDFLLSLGIDINARDARGRTLLHYAAEQESNDESTPNYALVLARGADQTIKDNEGKRAVDLFADSLQAARAALR; encoded by the coding sequence ATGGAAGCCATCGCCCGCAAGCGCCACTGGCGGGTGACGCCGTTGCGGATCGCCCCGCCTGCGACCGAGCGGCAGCTGGTCGCGCTAGAACGCCGCCACCGCATGCCGATCCCCGCACAACTGCGCCATGTCCTGCGCGAGCTGTCGGCGCAAGTGAGCTTCGGCTGGTCTGTGCCCTCGCACCTGCGCGCGATGGAACAACAAGACCTGCCGTCGATGAGCTGCAACCGCGACGCGGTGTGGAGCCTGACGCATATCGATACGATGGCCCTGCCGGTGTTTCTGGACTGGAAGCAGGAGCTGGCCACGCGCGACCTGTCCGAGGCACCCAACAGCCCCGCAATGTGGGAACACCAGTTCGCTTTCTACAGCCTCATCAACGGCGACTGGCTGACCATCGACACCACGCATGCGGATCCGGCCAGGCAACCGGTGCGCTATTTCTCGCACGAGCTGGAGATGCTGCACGGCCTGGCGCTGGCGCCGGACTTCTTCAGCTTCATCACCCAGATGTCGGCGCTAGGCATGGCCGGCACCGAATGGGCCTCGTGGATGCGCTTCGGCAACGGCCAGAAAAACGACACCTTCTACCTGGACGCCCGCAGCGAAGGCGCCAAAGCGTGGCTGGCCTGGCTGCAGCGCGACCCGGCACAGCCCGGCAACGACACACCGCCGTTGCCGGTGGTGGAGCGCAGCGCGGCCGATCGCGCATTGCTGGATGCGGCACGTACCGATTCGCTCGTCGGTATCGAGGCGGCCTTGCTGGCAGGCGCCGTCCCCGACTGCACGCCGGACAGCGACTGGCTGAGCGAGCACATCGCCACCGATCAGGAATTTGCCACCGCCATCAATTACGCCACCCGGCACGACAACCCGGTCATGATCGAGCGCCTGCTCAAGGCCGGCGCAACGCTCAATACACGGCTGCTGCCGCTCAATACCGCGGTCAAGCACAGCACGCTGGCCACCGTGCGCTGGCTCATCGCGCACGGCGCACGCGTCAACGGCTGGACCAATCAGCGCTACTGGCCGTTGCACGACCTGGTGGTCACCCGCGGACCCATCGCCGCGATGACCCGCGCGCAATACCGCCAGCACCTGATCGACAGCACCAGCATCGGCAGCCTCGACTCACTGGATGCCATGATCGCCCAAGCCAAGGACGCACAGACCCGCGAGCGCTATCGCGCCGCCAAGCGCGGCCTGCAGCAGGCCAGCCAGGAGGCGGTGAAAGATGTCGACGGCAAGCTGCACAACCACCTCAGCCTGCAGAACTATCTGGACATGCTGGAAACGCTGCTGGATGCCGGCGCCGACCCGGACGCACGCTGGGACAACGGCACCACCATGCTCGGCTGGGGCGGCGTGGCCACCGCACGCGTGCTGCTGGCGCACGGCGCCGATCCCAACGCGCGCGATATCCACGGCACCACGCCGCTGCACACCGCCAGCACCGGCGAAAAGGTGCGCGTGCTGGTCGCCGGCGGCGCCGACATCAACGCACAGGCCATCGCGCAAAACCCTGACGACTCCCTGCACTACACCCCGCTGCAATCGGCGCTGCTGTCCCACACGCTAGCCGGCAACAGCCCCATCACCGCGCTGCTGGAACTGGGCGCCGATGCCACCCGCAACGCGGCCGATGGGCGCTCATCGCTGGCCTATTGCTTCCAGCCGGACTTGCTGCGCCTGATCATGAGCAAGGGGCTGGACCCGCTGGCCCTGCAACCGGGCGAGCAGACCTTGTTGCATAACCTCACCGCCCATCACTGGCTACCGCGCCACACCTTCCCGAAGGAAGTGGCCTTTCTCGATTTTCTGCTCAGCCTGGGGATCGACATCAACGCGCGCGACGCCAGGGGCCGCACCCTGCTGCACTACGCCGCCGAACAGGAAAGCAACGATGAGAGCACGCCCAACTACGCGCTTGTCCTGGCGAGGGGCGCCGACCAGACCATCAAGGACAACGAGGGAAAGCGCGCCGTTGACCTGTTTGCCGATTCGTTGCAGGCGGCGCGTGCGGCATTACGGTGA
- a CDS encoding SDR family oxidoreductase has protein sequence MNTTAPPLPANDDLPLTDRLRAALDLLEAIEADRSVLDTLPEADRVRLHQVVAKVYHPEPKARRQLLKQRERERHQEKVRKAEALLEQRGIRALRRKPVFSTPNFFPPHAAGLHDAHNGQNASATPEPLHSPELRHCYVCKQKFTQLHHFYDQMCPACAELNFFKRTETADLRGRVALLTGGRVKIGYQAGLKLLRAGAELIVTTRFPRDSAARYAQEPDFAQWGHRLQVFGLDLRHTPSVEAFCSQLLATRERLDFIINNACQTVRRPPQFYAHMMANETAALDALPDTVQKLIGHYEGLRTPEPLRDASATALPAVHGRGLADADGLTRAAELSQVALLDDELVGQEHLFPEGRLDQDLQQVDLRGRNSWRLLMAEVPSVELLETQLVNAIAPFIINARLKPLMLRTPERDKHIVNVSAMEGQFYRNFKTTRHPHTNMAKAALNMMTRTSAADYQNDGIHMNSVDTGWVTDEDPADIAALKVQQERFHPPLDIVDGAARIVDPIIHGFNTGEHVWGQFLKDYAPTDW, from the coding sequence TTGAACACCACTGCCCCGCCCTTGCCCGCCAACGACGACCTGCCGCTCACCGACCGCCTGCGCGCGGCGCTGGACCTGCTGGAGGCCATCGAGGCCGACCGCAGCGTGCTCGACACCCTGCCCGAGGCCGACCGCGTGCGCCTGCACCAAGTGGTGGCCAAGGTCTATCACCCCGAGCCCAAGGCGCGGCGGCAGTTGCTCAAGCAGCGCGAGCGCGAGCGGCATCAGGAGAAAGTGCGCAAGGCCGAGGCGCTGCTCGAGCAGCGCGGCATCCGCGCGTTGCGGCGCAAGCCGGTGTTCAGCACGCCAAACTTTTTCCCGCCGCATGCTGCCGGTCTGCACGACGCGCATAACGGCCAGAACGCATCCGCAACGCCGGAGCCGCTGCATTCGCCCGAACTGCGGCACTGCTACGTGTGCAAGCAGAAGTTCACCCAGCTGCATCACTTCTACGATCAGATGTGCCCCGCTTGCGCCGAGCTGAATTTCTTCAAGCGCACCGAAACCGCCGACCTGCGCGGTCGCGTGGCGTTGCTGACCGGTGGACGGGTCAAGATCGGCTATCAAGCGGGCCTGAAGCTGTTGCGCGCCGGTGCCGAGCTGATCGTCACCACGCGCTTTCCACGCGATTCGGCCGCGCGCTACGCGCAAGAGCCGGATTTTGCGCAGTGGGGCCATCGCCTGCAGGTCTTCGGCCTGGATCTGCGCCACACCCCCAGCGTGGAGGCGTTCTGCAGCCAGTTGCTGGCCACGCGCGAGCGGCTGGATTTCATCATCAACAACGCCTGCCAGACCGTGCGCCGCCCGCCGCAGTTCTACGCGCACATGATGGCCAACGAAACCGCCGCGCTGGATGCACTGCCGGACACCGTCCAAAAGCTCATTGGCCATTACGAAGGACTGCGCACGCCCGAGCCATTGCGCGACGCCTCGGCCACCGCACTGCCTGCCGTGCACGGGCGCGGCCTTGCCGATGCCGATGGCCTCACCCGCGCCGCCGAGCTGTCGCAGGTCGCGCTGCTGGACGACGAGCTGGTGGGCCAGGAGCACCTGTTCCCCGAAGGCCGTCTCGATCAGGATCTGCAGCAGGTCGACTTGCGCGGTCGTAATTCCTGGCGCCTGCTGATGGCCGAAGTGCCATCGGTCGAGTTGCTGGAAACGCAGCTGGTCAACGCCATCGCGCCGTTCATCATCAACGCACGCCTCAAGCCGCTGATGCTGCGCACACCCGAGCGCGACAAGCACATCGTCAATGTCTCGGCGATGGAAGGCCAGTTCTACCGCAACTTCAAGACCACCCGTCACCCGCATACCAACATGGCCAAGGCCGCGTTGAACATGATGACGCGCACCTCGGCGGCCGATTATCAAAACGACGGCATCCACATGAACAGCGTCGACACCGGTTGGGTCACCGACGAAGATCCGGCCGACATCGCCGCGCTCAAGGTGCAGCAGGAGCGTTTTCACCCGCCACTGGACATCGTCGACGGCGCCGCCCGCATCGTCGACCCGATCATCCACGGCTTCAATACCGGCGAGCACGTGTGGGGGCAGTTCCTGAAGGATTACGCGCCGACGGATTGGTGA
- a CDS encoding XVIPCD domain-containing protein, which yields MAKEDPYLLTIYLASPGTPLKEGGTSFTGHMYLGTSHGDVHESFGFAPSARPRAQRSDSDDIPGEVSGKDVENYRDPQYARTMEISKDQYDRIREFAADPAKHGFDMRYDTFSNSCVDFSWAALNHAGLYRQTVLGGIKGYEGEPKVLHNEPEIQNLKAPFPESELNREVRHPKPERDLWQLILSDNQTQADTGRLVADGTPIDPLHRQAEEAVRRLEQGLGREYDENSARLAASSASLAREHGLSRIDHVVLSENTAKARQGENVFVVEGALNDPVHKMAHMRTGDAIAQPVAHSLAQLQSLGETQQQSQQLEQLREQAIAPQHRMT from the coding sequence ATGGCCAAGGAAGACCCTTACCTTCTCACAATTTATCTTGCATCCCCCGGTACGCCGCTGAAGGAAGGGGGAACATCCTTCACCGGACACATGTATCTGGGAACCTCCCACGGCGATGTCCATGAAAGCTTCGGCTTTGCACCAAGCGCAAGGCCCAGAGCGCAGCGGAGTGATTCGGACGACATCCCGGGGGAAGTGTCCGGAAAAGATGTAGAAAATTACAGGGACCCTCAGTACGCAAGAACGATGGAAATCAGCAAGGATCAGTACGACAGGATTCGAGAGTTTGCAGCCGACCCTGCAAAGCACGGCTTCGACATGAGATACGACACGTTTTCCAACTCGTGTGTCGACTTCAGCTGGGCCGCATTGAATCATGCTGGCCTTTATCGCCAGACCGTTCTCGGAGGCATCAAAGGCTATGAAGGCGAGCCGAAGGTGCTGCATAACGAGCCTGAAATTCAGAATCTCAAGGCGCCGTTTCCGGAGAGTGAGTTGAATAGGGAGGTGCGACACCCCAAGCCTGAGCGGGACCTGTGGCAACTCATCTTGTCCGATAACCAGACACAGGCCGATACCGGTCGCCTGGTTGCTGATGGCACGCCGATAGACCCGCTGCATCGCCAGGCCGAGGAGGCAGTGCGCCGCCTTGAGCAAGGGCTTGGCAGGGAGTACGACGAAAATAGCGCACGCCTGGCGGCCAGCTCCGCGTCCTTGGCCAGGGAGCACGGGCTGTCGCGGATCGATCATGTTGTATTGAGCGAAAACACAGCTAAGGCGCGGCAAGGCGAGAACGTGTTTGTTGTGGAGGGAGCTCTGAACGATCCAGTGCACAAGATGGCGCACATGAGAACCGGTGATGCGATCGCGCAGCCCGTCGCCCACTCCTTGGCGCAGCTGCAGTCCTTGGGCGAAACGCAGCAGCAGTCACAGCAGCTGGAGCAACTACGGGAGCAAGCGATTGCACCGCAGCACCGGATGACGTGA
- a CDS encoding SPFH domain-containing protein, whose product MLASGLAGLLCACTVVSPDPGQKAVLVDKPMLFGKGGIRLDDVRDPGRTYAWLTTSATYVDVTPQTVQVAFDDFSSSDNILLDFSTQIQYRITAPAVLLSGFGQDWFKNNVASQYASIVRDQVKRYDMTKMMSDPDTARKIDDSVTQNVRALVKEQQLPIEIQNITLGRARPNPDVLQQMNLTAAQQQRVKTLVEATTAERQREQEQVAKADADNAYRNRMGLTPEQYLASQIAELNAEACKKAQACYMVPSGTSVIAR is encoded by the coding sequence ATGCTTGCCAGTGGGCTGGCAGGCTTGCTGTGTGCGTGTACGGTGGTGTCGCCCGACCCGGGCCAGAAAGCGGTGTTGGTGGATAAACCGATGCTGTTCGGTAAAGGCGGAATCCGCCTGGACGACGTGCGTGACCCGGGTCGGACGTATGCGTGGCTGACTACATCCGCCACCTATGTGGATGTGACGCCGCAGACCGTGCAGGTGGCCTTCGACGACTTTTCGTCCAGCGACAATATCCTGCTGGATTTCTCCACGCAGATTCAGTACCGGATCACCGCACCGGCAGTGTTGCTGTCCGGCTTCGGGCAGGATTGGTTCAAGAACAATGTCGCCAGCCAATACGCATCCATCGTGCGCGACCAGGTCAAGCGCTATGACATGACCAAGATGATGAGCGATCCCGATACCGCCAGAAAAATCGACGATTCGGTGACGCAGAACGTTCGCGCCCTGGTCAAGGAGCAGCAGCTGCCGATCGAGATCCAGAACATCACCTTGGGCCGCGCGCGTCCCAACCCGGATGTCCTGCAGCAGATGAACCTGACCGCTGCCCAGCAGCAGCGGGTCAAGACGCTCGTCGAGGCCACCACGGCCGAGCGACAGCGTGAACAGGAGCAGGTCGCCAAGGCCGATGCCGACAATGCATACCGCAATCGCATGGGGCTGACCCCGGAACAATATCTGGCCAGCCAGATCGCCGAACTCAATGCAGAGGCGTGCAAGAAAGCGCAGGCCTGCTACATGGTGCCTTCCGGCACATCCGTGATCGCGCGCTAG
- a CDS encoding XVIPCD domain-containing protein, with translation MEINEEKKLPQPKQVGSPTNGALPASPLKDPALAPLINSSPTLQAGLSQFKRDGIGVDWGSAGGGTYLDPGKKVVIDQNAAGKGERIARSLSHEIGHHGFAEPKDYSSKQAYVNNMLRGEAAATLSNALVRREILNHQGPDIGISGSGTRPQQYEAIADQQMAGRITRDAALNQIAQVFKTEQPSVAPSKTYEQYYGDYYDKHIVPWKLKQGRPEPGAIGDITTSDVKQGGLAPESHPASPRTALLPSQPGHADHALYQQIKGGVTQLDAQHGREWDASSQRMTTSLLALVKEEGLSRVDHVVLNNPTPQLAGGEKVFIVQGTLNDPAHQRAHIQTVDALQTPEAQSFDRLQAINQTQAQAHEQQQGLEQSQQAVTQAGPSMTR, from the coding sequence ATGGAAATTAATGAAGAGAAAAAACTTCCACAGCCAAAACAGGTAGGTTCACCAACCAATGGTGCGCTACCCGCTTCTCCGCTGAAGGATCCAGCATTAGCGCCTTTAATTAACTCTTCGCCCACACTTCAAGCGGGCCTTTCTCAGTTCAAGCGAGATGGCATAGGCGTTGATTGGGGTAGCGCGGGTGGAGGTACTTACCTGGATCCAGGTAAGAAAGTCGTGATTGACCAGAACGCAGCTGGCAAAGGCGAACGGATCGCAAGATCACTATCGCATGAGATTGGACACCATGGGTTCGCTGAGCCTAAAGATTATTCTTCCAAGCAAGCTTACGTGAACAATATGCTGCGCGGCGAAGCCGCTGCAACGCTCAGCAACGCACTCGTTCGACGTGAGATTCTGAATCATCAGGGGCCAGATATCGGCATCTCTGGAAGTGGCACGAGACCGCAGCAGTACGAGGCAATTGCAGATCAGCAAATGGCAGGCCGCATCACACGCGATGCTGCATTGAACCAGATTGCCCAGGTCTTCAAGACGGAACAACCTTCGGTTGCTCCAAGTAAGACGTACGAGCAATATTATGGCGATTACTACGACAAACACATCGTCCCCTGGAAGCTTAAACAGGGGCGGCCAGAGCCCGGGGCTATTGGCGACATCACTACTTCTGATGTGAAGCAGGGTGGACTTGCCCCTGAATCACATCCGGCCTCACCGAGGACCGCGTTGCTGCCCTCACAGCCAGGCCATGCAGACCACGCGCTGTATCAGCAGATCAAGGGTGGCGTGACGCAGCTCGACGCCCAGCACGGCAGGGAGTGGGATGCATCGAGCCAACGCATGACCACCAGCCTGCTTGCGCTGGTAAAAGAGGAAGGGCTGTCGCGGGTGGACCATGTAGTGCTCAACAATCCGACACCTCAATTGGCTGGCGGCGAAAAGGTCTTCATTGTCCAGGGTACGCTCAATGACCCGGCCCACCAGCGTGCCCATATTCAGACAGTGGACGCCTTGCAGACACCAGAGGCCCAGTCGTTCGATCGCCTGCAGGCAATCAACCAGACTCAGGCCCAGGCGCACGAACAGCAGCAGGGGCTGGAGCAGTCGCAGCAAGCCGTTACCCAGGCCGGGCCGTCGATGACGCGCTGA
- a CDS encoding IS3 family transposase (programmed frameshift), with protein sequence MRTSKFTETQIIATLKQADAGVPVKDICRQVGISTATYYQWKSKYGGLEASELLRVKELESENAKLKRMYAELALDNAAMKDLIGKKTLGPARKREAVRFLIEVHARPLRRSCACVGLSRAAWYAPPLDWTVRDAELIAEIARYVEAHPSRGFWKCSDYLRKQQPGWNPKRTYRVYKAMKLNLRRAAKRRLPKRERVPLYVPRLPDTVWSVDFMSDALACGRRFRTFNVVDDFNREALHIEVDTSINSQRLVRVFEQIKRDHGLPQVVRSDNGPEFLGEAFTSWLKTNGVALQYIQPGKPNQNAFIERFNRTFREEVLDLNFFACLDDVREAAHWWMIDYNEARSHDSLGGMTPVEYRNKHAESSTFEVPA encoded by the exons ATGCGCACATCGAAGTTCACCGAGACACAGATCATCGCCACGCTCAAGCAGGCTGACGCAGGCGTTCCAGTCAAAGACATCTGTCGCCAAGTCGGCATCAGCACGGCGACCTATTACCAGTGGAAGAGCAAGTACGGCGGCTTGGAGGCGTCCGAGCTGCTGCGGGTCAAGGAGCTCGAGTCCGAGAACGCCAAGCTCAAACGGATGTACGCCGAGTTGGCGCTCGACAACGCGGCAATGAAGGACCTGATCG GCAAAAAAACTCTAGGGCCGGCGCGTAAGCGCGAGGCGGTGCGGTTCCTTATCGAGGTCCACGCGCGGCCGTTGCGCCGGTCCTGTGCATGCGTCGGGCTGTCGCGTGCCGCCTGGTACGCACCGCCTCTGGACTGGACGGTGCGCGATGCCGAGCTGATTGCCGAGATCGCGCGTTACGTTGAAGCGCACCCCAGTCGTGGCTTCTGGAAGTGCAGCGACTACCTTCGCAAGCAGCAACCAGGCTGGAATCCCAAACGCACCTATCGCGTTTACAAGGCCATGAAGCTCAACCTACGCCGCGCTGCAAAGCGTCGCCTTCCCAAGCGTGAGCGGGTGCCGCTCTACGTGCCGAGGCTGCCAGACACGGTCTGGTCGGTCGACTTCATGAGCGATGCGCTGGCATGCGGACGACGCTTTCGCACCTTCAACGTGGTGGATGACTTCAATCGCGAGGCGCTGCACATCGAGGTTGACACCTCGATCAACTCGCAACGGCTTGTGCGTGTGTTCGAGCAGATCAAACGCGATCATGGCTTGCCGCAGGTGGTGCGCTCGGACAACGGCCCCGAGTTCCTGGGCGAAGCGTTCACCAGCTGGCTCAAGACGAATGGCGTCGCACTGCAGTACATCCAGCCGGGAAAGCCAAATCAGAATGCCTTCATTGAGCGCTTCAATCGCACGTTCCGCGAGGAAGTGCTCGACCTGAATTTCTTCGCCTGCCTCGACGATGTGCGCGAAGCCGCCCACTGGTGGATGATCGACTACAACGAAGCAAGATCCCATGATTCGCTCGGCGGAATGACCCCGGTCGAGTACCGCAACAAGCACGCCGAAAGCTCTACTTTTGAAGTGCCTGCTTGA